The DNA sequence GGCGTGATCTTGTAGCAATATGGACATCTGCGAAAAAGAAGGtaatattttattcttcttcaatCAAAGTTGATATTCTAATGTGATTGTGGGTTGACCAATTTTAATGATGTTTCCTAATATGGTAGGCAATTagtgaaaaaaacaaagataacAGAAAACTCCAAGTTATGAATCATAGTTCTGGGAGGATGAGTTATGCAAGAGTGGGAGAGAAGCTGGTATGTTTTTATGCACATGTATGAAcattagaaattttaaaatgttcTTTTGAATTTGGCTTTGTTCTAATAATCATGTATGTTTGTTTAGAGTAAGGAGCATCCCACTGGGAAATGGCCAGGCAGGGTAAAAGTATTTTTAACCACgcataaaaaaaagggaactaaCCAACCTACAGATGAGAGATCTGGAATTGTTATggttagtatatatatatatatatatatgctaaatCTTGATTATTGTTGTGTTAACACTTGGCCTTTTGAATAACTtggtttttaaattgatttgtaGGCCAAAATGAAGCAAAAGCAGAGTGAGTTGCCTCCAGAGTTGAGAGATAATAGTGATGAAGAGGACAATATCTATAGAGAAGCTTGTGGCGAGGAAGGCCATGGACGTGTGCGTGGTATTGGGCTTGGTGTAAGCCCAAAAGACATGGAGCTTACAAAAACCGATCTTGCGGTCAAACGCAAACTTAAAGATGCCAAAGACATGTTAACCCTTGAGTTTGAAAAAAAGATGGAAGCACAATTGGctgaaagggaaaggaagtggcAAGAAGAGATGAAAGCTCAACAGGAAAGCACACAAGCAGAGATGAAAGCTCAACAAGAAAGCACACAAGCAATGATGGCTATGCTTAACACTATGAAATCCGAAATGGACCGATTAACACAAGCCTCAATTAAAGGAAACTCACAGAGTTCTGCGCAATTGGGTAAGTTACAAATTTATTAAATGACTTTGATatgtttattttaaaattttattaaatgacTTTTGtaggtttattttattaaaaatatatacgACTAATTGGGATCATTCGACCAGGTGAAGATTAAGGCCATTGCATAAGCTTCCCTCATTTTTTGGtatatggtaaattaatttgtACTCTTTAccaattcaatttgattttttttatcttcttctattATCCCTTACTGTGGGTTTGTAACATAGATGTATGTTCCAATTCACAGGTTGTGATGCAAGCCCTACGTATGTGAGGAGAATTGCAATAGTTGGTCCTAGCTAGgatatatttttcatcttttatgaCATTTGATatcttttggtttctttttttttttgttttcttaattctGTGAATTTTTTAAAAGTCAAGTGTGGTGAGAACTCTATCTTTTTACATCACAAACTTTGGCTGATGAACTATTAGTTTATGCTACCAAGCAAGTATGAACATATATTAACTTTTTATGCCAAGTAATTTGTGTGTGGTCGGAATTATATTGTCTCACATTTCATAACTTTTGTAGGCAAGATTGCTTTTAATGAATTATTAGAATCTCTATTTATTGAGCTTATATCTTTGGTCATGCAATGGGCCATAGTATAATGCTTCATACTTTATTATTACACTGTGATTTAACTTTAGAGTTTATGCAAGTGGGCCTCTTGAATGTGGCTGGATACTAAAATTCCTTGTTGTCTTTCATAAATAAGGTTGCCGATGAAGGCTTTATCTCTCCTTCTACATGGCATATTATAGTATCTGTCTCGACAACCAAGCAATTCCTGTGGGAGCTTGAGGTATTAACAATTAATTACTAAACTGTATTGGTCACCAAAGATGTGGCTCTCTTAAAACAACAACTAGAGACCACTTTTTAGAACTTATTGGAGATAGTCTTGATGTTGACTATTTCATTCCTTCATTTTTATACTTATAGCTGCTTCATTTAGAAACTTATGTGTATGCTTAGTGTCTTAATATACTATAGCATTATCTGTACTTACTGTTTTTTGTCTTGATAAAATGGGACTAGTTTAAGACAATTCCGATTCTCCAATTCCTTTGCTTGTTAATTGATAAACACTTAAGTTTCCTAATTTTCTCTTAATCTTGTAATTGGCAGAGTATGTCCCGGAATATGATGAGATTTGAGTTGATATGGGAGGTGGAAAGACTAAGTTATGTTCTTGAATCAAGTCCTAATTATTGTATATCCTTTTTTGGCTCAAAAACAATTATAGCTAAAGCTATCATTCATATCTATTGTATCCACTAAGAACATTGATCATGTCTTTTTTGGGTACAAGTTTCTTATACATGTTCATGTTGAATACAGTTTCAGACTTTGTTTTTGTGTGAAGAAAATCTGGAGTGAAAAGTGCTCATTTTttgtctctcaagtctcaagaaTGATGATCATTTATAGCTTTAATctctatttctttaatttgggttTAGCCAACCCTGGATTGGGTTTGGGCAAAATGTTTCTGGTTTACAGGGTTAGCTAGCAAGtataggtatatatatatatatatatataaaaatt is a window from the Macadamia integrifolia cultivar HAES 741 chromosome 5, SCU_Mint_v3, whole genome shotgun sequence genome containing:
- the LOC122077967 gene encoding uncharacterized protein LOC122077967, which gives rise to MMPLNYEDWRYVPEHYKEQLWNHIQYKYEIPIQCQKHVRQQISGIWRAFKKELKKETIKKYGCLENSQPDDRVPADQWRDLVAIWTSAKKKAISEKNKDNRKLQVMNHSSGRMSYARVGEKLSKEHPTGKWPGRVKVFLTTHKKKGTNQPTDERSGIVMAKMKQKQSELPPELRDNSDEEDNIYREACGEEGHGRVRGIGLGVSPKDMELTKTDLAVKRKLKDAKDMLTLEFEKKMEAQLAERERKWQEEMKAQQESTQAEMKAQQESTQAMMAMLNTMKSEMDRLTQASIKGNSQSSAQLGED